acttttccagGGAAGAGTAATTCCGACCGGGAAAAGTTTCATTATAATCCGGATCGTTGAAAACACTCATCCACGGTTGTGATATGCACTACATGCCCTGTAGTGCACCctgcactacaggatttccGGGTCCCGTTAAAGTGTATCATAGTGTCAGCCTAAATAAATTGTCCGTACAACGCGACTGCTCTACGGGTTGCAATCTTCACTAAGCGTCACTtacattttgagatatttttctatttgatcATGTAAGGTAGCATTATTTTAGATAGGGATACATTGCCTAAAAAGTTAGGACGGAGGGATAGATTTATTAGGAAAAATTTCTCTGTATCTTTTAGGAGTAAAAAAGAAATGATCTGATGGCTATAAAATTAACATGAAATGATCTAACGATTGTAGATGTTGCTTTCTTTTATATGTCTAGACATTTTCAACAGAAACCGCTCTGTCTTATAATATAGATGTATATGCTAGATTTGTTtatcaaaataattaagtttGAACGTCAAAAAAAGGTAACAGAAGTCGAGGGCTAGGAGATGTCAGCGATTTCCGTCTCCAATTTGACAGAAGGGGTGTGATTAAGAATCCTTAACATGTTTAGGCATCTAAGTGAAATTTTGAGAAGTTTGGGGGTTTATCAGACATTGGTGTTAACGTTCAAGggttattttgaaatttcccCGGTTTTGTCTATTTTAAGTTATCACCTATCAATCagtaataaaaatatattttgtcaaaCACCTCTATATTTTAATATGATGTCAGAGTCGCCATCAGACTAGGTTTGTTTGCACTGTCCATAACCTACTAACCGCCATAATATGAGTGGACTAGGCCAAATTATCAAGTTCTGCCACTAACCTGACCAAATACAAGGGAAGGTAAAAACATCGACAACACCGAAAGTACAGTCAGGGGAAGACTATGTTCCACCATCAACCAAATCTAGAACAATCCAAGGTGAAAAAAAGACGAGTAATGTTATTATTTACCAACGAAGTCAGAGCATAGTTACTTTGACCCAGGAGAATAGGATTATCAGCACCAAAACGATAATTGTTGTCGGGCACTCAACCCAGGAGAGTACACATTTAGCGGACATAACCCCAGTAGAGTACACATTTTGCAAATATAGAAGTTGCATTTCCTAACAGATCCAAAACAGTTTTGTCTTTCTCTTCCACAGCCATCAACCTGCTTAAAAAAGTCGTGGTCTGGCAAATCTGGACCCTTGGAAATAACATAGTTTGTAAGTATATACTAGTATAGAACGGTTTCCGGGTCTCAAATAAGTAAAATTTGAAACAACAAAGATGCATGACACAGGGTGTTCCAAAAATTTTCCCGAATCTGTCTCCTTAAACTGCAGTTTCTGAAAACTCTAGTACATGGTTTCAACCTTTTACTATCAGATCTCAAGCAGGGAAGAAAGACGCGTAAAAATGATAATAAAACAGGATGCATACTTTAATATTAACCCAAATGACACTCTTTGCCTTTAAAATAcaatttattaacaaaaaaagtttgCACTCTGCAAAATTAAATTGGCACTGTGAAGTTTAGTCAACCCAAATGACACTCTTTGCATTCATAACGcattttattaacaaaaaaaaattcactatgTAAAATTAAATTGGCACTTTGAAGTTTAGATATGTGGGAAGCCCGTAACCTTCATCTCTTGCATGAAACAAACGAAGTGTGCTATCAAAGGAAAAGCAAAGCTCCAAAACAAGTAcagaataattaaaaaatttaaatgcatAAAACAAGCAAAAGAAGTAAAGGATAGGAGTCATAGGACCTTGAGCTTATATGAAGATAAAGAAACTAAGAATGCTCTAGCATGGGTCTCAAAAGTCTCATTTACAGAAACATGTCTCGACAATACCATCTTTCAACTACGAGAATCTAAATACATTGTTCTGCAGAAGTTCTCTTGTATCTTGAGAGTACATAAGAAAATAGGGACAAGTCAACAAACTGTAGCTCTAATGGGGATATGGACATGAATATCACATGCTTAAGTGATAAGTTAGAAATTTTACCTGACAAGAACAAGGAATGAGCAACTGAAGTTACGAAAATTGAGTGCGCCTTTTGCCAATTTTCACATGCAAGAAAGTGTTCAAGGGCCTTTGAAATTTCACCATAGTAATGGAAATACACTGCCTACATTTGTATATAAGAAAACAAGTCAGCGCAAATAGGTTATCAGAATTTCACTTTCACAAAAATCACATTGACAAACTAAAGCCAAGCACAAAAGCAATCCATTGACACATTTATAACAACTGCTTCCTTAAAAGCAATTTGTAATGGCAAGTTCACACAAAATAAGTAAATGGTAGTCCCCATTCAATGTTAACAGGACATGGACCATTCCAGTAGGAGGAACACAAAAGGAAACATACATCACATGCCCTATATTTAGCGACGCGGTGGCACTAGGCTTTCATGTATTAGCGTAACAGAACTTACTTCTCACAAGTCATTAAAACCAATAAAATagatatgtaaaaaaaattctagaagCACTAAAATTTACATTCATAGAAGCATCATAAAAATTAGTGTTGTATTTTGTCTTTGCAATGCCACGCTTTCAAGATTTTTAGCATCATACATTCGTTTTTTTCTCCTTATCACAATTTTAAGCACATACATAAGAAAATTTTCGCAACTATTTTTGATTGATGCGTTTACTGTTATGGTTTGAAGGTGTACCATGATCTAGAATCAACGTGCCAAATAGTAAAACGGTAGAGTacaacaaacttttttttgtaaaacagACCCCACTATTTTGGAAGCACACAGTACAAACTGGTAGGACAGCAATCTATAGCAACTCACAGGAAAGGCCACTAACTTACCATAGCCTCATGCAACCATGCTGCAGGAACACCCAAATCCTCAATAAACTGGCACTGTAGTTCCTGAGTACACCAAGCTTCGCAGTATTGGAACAAGATTTCTCTAATTAGATTAGCATGGAGATATGGAAAATCATCACGATGATGCATATGAAGCACCACGTAGATAGCCCAGTGACATTGCCCCATACAGAGAAGCTGGGAAACAAGTCCCATGTCAAGAACATGAAGATCATTAGAGCTGAAAGCGCCAACTGCTTCTAAAACTGCACACTGATGCCAGATCATATGATAGTCAAGCGGATCGTAGGTTGAAGCATAAGCACTGAACATTGTCTTCAGAGCACCAAATTTGCCCTTTTCACTAGCATGAAGCAGCATGAGATAATACGCGAGGTCAAGGTGTTCACCAGTATCAATGTTTGCAGCCTCTTCTAGAGGTCCTTCATCGATGTAAACTGGTACTGGATATGGAGCTCTTCCATCTTCAAGAAGTTGCTGATAAGTGTGAAAAACAATGTGCAATGAAGTGTCGGGTTGGAGCTGATGCCACATCAGCAACCCCAGGAACCTTTTCCAGTCTACTTGTATGTCTTGCAAAGCCCCTTCAATATTACCAGCAAGCAACTCATAAAGCCTTATCCTGtccttttcaataaaattgaaatCAAGACCATTGATTCTCCAAAGCTCAAGCTGCCGAGCCATGTCGTGACGATTTACGGTGGACCCGCCAGCCTGGCTTAACAGACAAGCCAGTCTCACATCGCCTCTAGAAGCGGCTAGTTCCACAGCCGGGTCTAGCTGACGCCCTGTTAGAAGTAAGAATATGTGTTCTAAGTCATTTGACTCATTCAAAGAGCTTACTTCTTCTTGCACACGGTGGCAAACACACTCTTGCAACCAATAACTGAACTCTGCTCTACGAATTAAGGGAAGTGCTTCGGAGTCGACTTCTGGAGACTCTTCCTTCCTATCATTCATCATGTCTTCCTCGTTATCAGCTCCCACCAAATTCAACTGCCCACTCATTTCCCTATCCGAAAAAAGTACCTTTATTAATTCCCAAACCATTACTTGGTGCATCAAAACTACACGGGCTGACGAGGATAATCCAGGAACTTCCAGCTGCTTTTCAATAATTCCTATATAGCTCCGGCAAATCTCAGGAAGCATCAACCGGTTAGAAACAAGTTTAAGAAGCTTTATTTTGAAGGAGCCAACTTTCACTTCTTTTGATTCGTGATTTATCTCCTTGTGAAGATTCAATGGagaatcaaaacaaaattcagtAAGTTCTTTTCCTACTTTGTTATTTTCATCTCTGACCACTTTGTCAATTGCAACCTTTTCCACATTGATAACAGATGATAATACCCTCTGAGGATCACTGCTACCTACTGGCGCACCAGTGTGAACTAGCATACCATTAGGACCCCAACCCACCCGAAACGACCTCCCCATGAACAATGCTGCATCAACAATGTTACGAGAATGGCTTCCAGTAACTGGTGTTTCGTGCTCTAGGTCCAGTCTAAAACCTTCTCTTTTTGTTGTCTTCAGAGGCATGCCTTTCTTTTGTTGGGCCAATAAAATGGTTCCAGGAGAACTGGACTCATAGTTACCAGGTTTGTACTCGAGCAAAGCTAGTGGGGTTTTTCGCACCACCGTGGGACTAGACCTATATATCATCTTTGAAGCAGAATCCTGTAAAGGTGACCTTAAGTTGTCCTTACTGAACGCCACCTTCTGATGTGAAAACCTCCCATGTAAATCCTCAACCTCCTCTTCCTCTGAAGGAAACATCAGCATTCGCATTTCTTTCATCCTGACAGGATCAAGCCCAAGATGAGAAGGAAGAGAATGTGACAGAGGAGTTGAATCTGACGTAGCGGGTTCTTCATCAATATCAGAAACCTCGCCACCACGCATCTCCTCAAGACCTTGTCCTTCTGCAGTTGCATCATCCACTATcatatcttcttcttcgtcCCCAGACAAACCAAATCTGCTAAAATGGTGAACCAAGAATTTCCATTCTCTGTTTGATGGTTCAAATGAAATAAAGCATGCTCCCTGTCTCTCTGTGCTGAGCCTCAATTTCCTTGCTACTTCTCTATATCGCTCCTCCCCGTAATCCATTGATGATCTAATTTGCAACGTCAAAGTTACTTCAGCTGCCTTGTTGAGGCCCTGACCAACCTCAGGCTTCGTGCTTTCATCCTCATATACAACTACCTCGTGGCGACTGAACTTGATAATTTCATTCAAATTCAATGACCTAACATCAGTCTCCCCGGTAAACTTCACATATCCATATCCAAGCCTTCCAACTTTTAGATCTTTAACCCGACTGCAATATCCTGGATGAATGAGCTCCCTAGTGGCCAACTCACTTAAACAAGGTTCTATAAAATAATCAGAAGACTGCAAAGTGGGCAATGAAGCATTGATCTCACTCAAAACCTCGCATGACAAAGAAGAATCTATACTATCCAGAGAAATCCTCCGTTTCTTGTTTTGTGATTCAAAAAGGATTGGGGAGTCAGAAGCTCCCACAACCACTTCCATAACCAAGTTGGCTGTGGTCCCTCAAGCCACTATGAGTTTGCTGAAGTTTCCTGTGAAGACGGAAAGAAGAGGTCTTTTCATTGAGAATGCAAAAGAACAGATATCCTAAACCGAAATTCCACAAACATAACACCATTAAACCCAGTGGTAGAGCCAGGAATTGAACATGGAGGTGGCACCCGAAAAAGATAAACATCTGCATCTCAAAAAGAATGTCCGATTCGCAAACTGAGAACTTaaaaagaacattttttttattcaaacgaattcaaactttttcaaatATTAAGAAACACATTGATTGCTACAACtttgcaaaacaaaatttgaaatttatgaaccaaaatgcattttttaaagttctcattttgccaACTGGGGACTTTATGGGACAGAGGCAGTATTACCAAACATTTACACGTGTTCTAATATTAAGCATACacaataccccaaaaaaaaatacaggttTTTGTAGGTTAATCATCCACCAACAATAGTCAAACAATAACTATTAAAATTTGGTGGGAGTTTGTAAAGCAAAACTATGATTTTGGTGCGAGGTTATGCCCGGGGTGGCACATGCCACCCCACCCCCCTTAAGGCTCTGGCCCTGATTAAACCTAAAATATCCTCAAATTGTTACTGCGTATCGGTTATGAAGTTCCATTTCATCAATTACCAAGTTTTTCTTAGACAGATACCATATCATACCTATGTACAGATATCTTCATCgtgtttatcaaaaaaaaaagaagttattttACCTACCAATGCCTATTTTCACTTCATATGTACATTTGACAATACCTATTGATGATGTGAGataacaacaacagaacccatgtaatCCCCAATCATTGGAGGTATGGCCGGGAGGACTGGAGACAGACCTAATCTTTGGCAATATACACAAGTGtctgctctcaaaataccactgaaacagtgccCTATTCCTGTTTTGCTGAGATAAAAATACCTGTCAAATTCGCTATGCAGATTTCAGACAATTCCTATCGGTCAGTGTACGTGACTGAATCAAATACAAATGCAACCCAAGAAGGAACgtcagatgagagagagagagagagagagagagagagagagagagaagatgtaCCTGAGTGGTGGAGGTTGAAGGGCGGGGGAGCTGCTGGTGCTGCGCGCAGTGAAATTTCGGGGATTtgggtgtgtgagagagagagagagagagagagagagatcgcgAGAGAGCTATGACTCTATGAGCAGAgtgaaggggaagaagaagaaccacCTAGGGCTTTTGCTATTCTTCTGACAATAAAACGACCGCGTATTTCGTATCCTCTCCATAAGTTTCAGGAGCCCACCATatgtctttttttcttctctcttttttatttttaatttgtctaTAAAGATTTcgtttattttttgagatttttacccctaaatacagaaaaatgaaatttaattCTCATTAAGGAGAGATAAAATATTTGATTACCACTAGGtccatttttatgaaaatatatttATCATTAATGAAAATATCACATTAGAGTTTTAGAGTATACTAGGGTTTTAAGTACCCTAGTACCCTTGGGTTGGTCATGTTCGTTTCGCATCTCTAGACCTCAACTTTTTTCTCTGCTCATGGccttagtaaatttttttctctaattattactcttatttttttttatctttctctccacttatcaacccaaacaaatttcctcaaaatccaaaacgaacacaatatgataatccttcaaaatgtcaTTCACTCTCATACTCATTACTCTTTCTCCGCGCTCACGCTCTGTATCCTCACACTCATAAATTATTGTTTCGAAAGTTTTTTGAAAGATGCTTTTGCGCTCTCACCCACACTCGCTTGCATGTTATGTTAGTActtaagcttttttttttttgacaagatgTTAGTACTTAAGCTGAGTTcttctaaacttaatttatttctaGAAATAATACCGAAATAAGTTGCAAAATTTACATGTAAGTTATAATGGTAAAAAAACGTTTGTTTGGTTGagaatttagtttagtttaattttgttagtgagtggagagagaaataaagtaatgattaaagatatgggtaatgattggagagagatagaaaaaaataagaaaataataattaaaaaataataataattaaaaaaaattaaataataattaaaaaattaaactaaaatgtGAACTAAACACAACCGCAACCTTCGGTAACAATTTACGAAGGTCGAAGAAACCGGATCGAATCCGTTTCAAAACGATTCACTCAACCCCTACAGAAACTCTTTCCACCACGACGTCAATTCAGTCATCTTCTCTCCGAAAATAAACCTCTAGGGTTTCCAACCTCACTCCAGACCTCGCCTATGGCGGCGACGCGACAGCCATATCCCTCCAACTCAGACCTAAACGCAGACCAATCGCAAACCCTACCTTCCTCCGTTTCTTCTCATCATCAAACCCCGCAGACTTCACCAACGCCGATGACCAAAATACCctaccaccactgccaccacaaTCTCCACCCTGGTTGGAGGGCGTCCGCGAGAGCTTACGTTACCTCCGAATGAACAACTCTACCAacaacatcaccaccaccaccgaagcGAGTAACAAAGACAGTAAGCCCTCGTTCGAGGGCCTCCGCGAGAGCTTACGTCAGCTCCCAATGaacaaccccaccaccaccaccgaagcGAGTAACGAAGGCAGCAAGCCCTCGTTCGAGGGTCTCCACGAGAGCTTACGTCAGCTCCAAATGAACaaccctaccaccaccaccgatgCGAGTAACGAAGGCAGTAAGCCCTCGTTCGAGGGCCTCCACGAGAGCTTACGTCAGCTCCAAATGAACaaccctaccaccaccaccaccactactactactaccaccaccaccaccaccaccaccaccgaagcGAGTAAAGAAGGCAGTACGCCCTCGTTCGAGGGCCTCCGCGAGAGCTTACGTCAGCTCCAAATGaacaaccccaccaccaccaccgaagcGAGTAACGAAGGCAGCAAGCCCTCGTTCAAGGGCCTCCACGAGAGCTTACGTCTTACATCAGCTCCCAATGaacaaccccaccaccaccaccgaagcGAGTAACGAAGGCAGCAAGTCCTCGTTCCTCCAAATGAACaaccctaccaccaccaccgaagCGAGTAACGAAGGCAGTAAGCCCTCGTTCGAGGGCCTCCACGAGAGCTTACGTCAGCTCCAAATGAACaaccctaccaccaccaccactactactactaccaccaccaccgaagCGAGTAAAGAAGGCAGTAAGCCCTCGTTCGAGGACCTCCACAGGAGCTTACGTCAGCTCCAAATGAACAaccccatcaccaccaccacaatggaAGCGAGTAACGAAGGCAGTAAGCCGAACGAGGGCCTCCAAATGAACAACCCTATCAACagcaacaccaccaccactaccatcgaAGCGAGTAACAAAGGCAGTAAGCCCTCGTTCGAGGGCCTCCGCGAGAGCTTATGTCAGCTCCGAATGAACAACCCTAcgtacaacaacaacaatcctaccaacaacaacaacaatcaaCAGGGCGCGGATTTGAGGCAGAGCCTCATGGAGAAGGAGACGGAGTCCAAGTTTGTCAGGCCTTTGTTCTCGATCTCGGATTTGAGGGAGAGCCTCACGGTGTTGCGGCGCTTGAAGGAAGAGAAGGACAAGAAGCAGAAGTGTGAGTGAATTGTTGAGTTTGTTGGTATTGGATATTGGTGGTTTATGCCTAATAATTATCGACTTGTGAAAATGGCTGTCTTGGGTTAGTTGTTGAATTTAATTTAACAGGACGCGGAAGTGAGTCGAGACTGGAATTGAGTTTATCGTAATTGAAATCTGTTGAGTTGCCTGCTGCTGTTGTTTTTGTTATGGCTAGTAAAGATGCACGTTCTTTGTTTAAATGGTTGGTATGTTTTTTGAGGGAggacaagagggtaatttcGCCTACCAAACTCActtaggcaattgctgactagggagagggagagtgaaccctttaaacacacacacacaaatccaaactcccgatgtgggagccagctATATATACAGGgacttttcgaaaaaaaagGTAGTAGTAATGTAGTGTATCCAACAACATAGTTTTTGAGGTAGAAAAACACCTATAGATAGATGTTTAAATATAGTTGACTGGTCCCATTGAAATGAAACCGGTTAAATATCCAAGAGCATTATCAAATGTGCAAGACTGGCTTGGGAAGCTCTGTCAAAAGACCCATCAATAATTAATCGATCGACATCACAACACAAAACGCATGAAAATTATGACCCCCCCATAAAAGATTCAACAAAAGATGTCTGAACTTCGAGGGTTGTCGATCTACATGGCGACACCCGATGGCATTGCAAGAGCGTTTTGAATTGTGCAAGAGTTGCCCACTGCTTTCCTTCATTTCCTTGTACCCGTTAGAATCAATGGCAACTTATGCTTTATACTTTTCTCCAAACTCCGCCTTAATTTTAAGATACCGCAGCTTGCATTGATAACGAAAGGAAGGTCACTGGCAGAAGACCTTGAAACTACAGCAACCACTATCGTTACACTAAACGTATAAAATAGTAGGGCACGCCATCGAACTGAACTGTTTGTTCTGACCTTAAAAATTTTTTATGACACCCAAGCACCTTTGATAAAAACATAGACTGAAATTTCAGGTATATCAAATCTTGCTTTTATCTAGAAAGCTATTCTCGTTAATATCAAATCCAGCAGCCCTTCGAAAACAGCATTAGCATtagcattgttttttttttttttgaaacggcattAGCATTAGCATTGTTGAAGCTTTCCATATGAAGTCATGCTCGGAATCCAACAACTCTACCATTACCATTATTGTCTGTACTCTATTTTATGATTCTTAATTCCAATGCTGATATCCATCATGAGCTTCTCATC
This DNA window, taken from Rhododendron vialii isolate Sample 1 chromosome 8a, ASM3025357v1, encodes the following:
- the LOC131298768 gene encoding uncharacterized protein LOC131298768, producing the protein MQISDNSYRSVYVTESNTNATQEGTVSNLTPDLAYGGDATAISLQLRPKRRPIANPTFLRFFSSSNPADFTNADDQNTLPPLPPQSPPWLEGVRESLRYLRMNNSTNNITTTTEASNKDSKPSFEGLRESLRQLPMNNPTTTTEASNEGSKPSFEGLHESLRQLQMNNPTTTTDLPMNNPTTTTEASNEGSKSSFLQMNNPTTTTEASNEGSKPSFEGLHESLRQLQMNNPTTTTTTTTTTTTEASKEGSKPSFEDLHRSLRQLQMNNPITTTTMEASNEGSKPNEGLQMNNPINSNTTTTTIEASNKGSKPSFEGLRESLCQLRMNNPTYNNNNPTNNNNNQQGADLRQSLMEKETESKFVRPLFSISDLRESLTVLRRLKEEKDKKQKCE
- the LOC131335352 gene encoding nuclear pore complex protein NUP96 gives rise to the protein MEVVVGASDSPILFESQNKKRRISLDSIDSSLSCEVLSEINASLPTLQSSDYFIEPCLSELATRELIHPGYCSRVKDLKVGRLGYGYVKFTGETDVRSLNLNEIIKFSRHEVVVYEDESTKPEVGQGLNKAAEVTLTLQIRSSMDYGEERYREVARKLRLSTERQGACFISFEPSNREWKFLVHHFSRFGLSGDEEEDMIVDDATAEGQGLEEMRGGEVSDIDEEPATSDSTPLSHSLPSHLGLDPVRMKEMRMLMFPSEEEEVEDLHGRFSHQKVAFSKDNLRSPLQDSASKMIYRSSPTVVRKTPLALLEYKPGNYESSSPGTILLAQQKKGMPLKTTKREGFRLDLEHETPVTGSHSRNIVDAALFMGRSFRVGWGPNGMLVHTGAPVGSSDPQRVLSSVINVEKVAIDKVVRDENNKVGKELTEFCFDSPLNLHKEINHESKEVKVGSFKIKLLKLVSNRLMLPEICRSYIGIIEKQLEVPGLSSSARVVLMHQVMVWELIKVLFSDREMSGQLNLVGADNEEDMMNDRKEESPEVDSEALPLIRRAEFSYWLQECVCHRVQEEVSSLNESNDLEHIFLLLTGRQLDPAVELAASRGDVRLACLLSQAGGSTVNRHDMARQLELWRINGLDFNFIEKDRIRLYELLAGNIEGALQDIQVDWKRFLGLLMWHQLQPDTSLHIVFHTYQQLLEDGRAPYPVPVYIDEGPLEEAANIDTGEHLDLAYYLMLLHASEKGKFGALKTMFSAYASTYDPLDYHMIWHQCAVLEAVGAFSSNDLHVLDMGLVSQLLCMGQCHWAIYVVLHMHHRDDFPYLHANLIREILFQYCEAWCTQELQCQFIEDLGVPAAWLHEAMAVYFHYYGEISKALEHFLACENWQKAHSIFVTSVAHSLFLSAKHSEIWRLATSMEDHKSEIEDWDLGAGIYISFYVLRSSLQEDNDTMSEMDTLESKNDACRDFFGRLSESLAVWGSRFPVDARVAYSKMAEEISNLLLSDSGEGSTRGVQLSCFDSVFSAPIPEDLRSCHLQDAVSLFTCYLSEAAS